The Thermoanaerobacterium sp. PSU-2 genome window below encodes:
- a CDS encoding ATP-binding protein — MVNNLVQEVLREYDMLRDKSLKEALSRREEVYRKIPQISQIDDKIKEIGIEISKAIFLNPQNQKEFLENLRHKLVHLKKEKAELLRLNGYPETYMEQEYECSICKDTGFVNNKRCRCFEQKLINLYYKQSSIEEITKIENFDNFDYHLYSDKPYKGKMSPRENIKSIVEVARDFIDYFDDENESLFFYGDSGLGKTFLSHCVAKELLDKGKVVLYRTAPDLVEGLRLNKLNSDNDSYYEYTDLLRECDLLIIDDLGTEPITPFSLQEIFSIVNARLLANKKFIISTNLPLSEVMNIYPERLCSRILGNFKLLNFYGEDIRIKRKTIN, encoded by the coding sequence TTGGTGAATAACTTGGTTCAAGAGGTTTTAAGAGAATACGACATGCTAAGGGACAAGTCCTTGAAAGAAGCCCTCAGTAGGCGGGAAGAAGTCTACAGAAAGATACCGCAGATATCGCAAATAGACGATAAAATAAAGGAAATCGGCATAGAGATATCGAAAGCCATTTTTCTAAATCCCCAAAACCAAAAAGAATTTTTAGAAAACTTAAGGCATAAGCTTGTTCACCTGAAAAAGGAAAAGGCTGAACTTCTTAGGCTTAACGGTTACCCTGAGACATACATGGAGCAAGAATATGAGTGCAGCATCTGCAAAGATACAGGCTTTGTAAACAACAAAAGGTGCAGATGTTTTGAGCAAAAACTTATCAATTTGTACTACAAGCAGTCCAGCATAGAAGAAATAACTAAGATCGAAAACTTTGACAACTTTGACTATCACCTATACTCAGATAAACCATACAAAGGAAAAATGTCTCCGAGGGAAAATATTAAAAGCATAGTAGAAGTAGCCAGGGACTTTATCGACTACTTTGATGACGAAAATGAAAGTTTGTTTTTTTACGGAGATTCCGGACTTGGCAAGACTTTTCTTTCCCACTGCGTTGCAAAAGAACTTTTAGACAAAGGCAAAGTAGTCCTATACAGGACAGCTCCAGACCTTGTGGAAGGGCTAAGGCTTAATAAGTTGAATTCTGACAATGATTCGTACTATGAGTATACAGATTTGCTTAGAGAATGCGACTTGCTCATAATAGATGACCTGGGGACTGAACCTATTACGCCATTCAGCCTCCAGGAAATCTTCAGCATCGTCAACGCAAGGCTTTTGGCCAACAAGAAATTCATTATATCTACAAACTTGCCATTATCAGAGGTAATGAATATTTACCCAGAAAGACTGTGTTCAAGAATACTTGGGAATTTTAAACTTTTAAACTTCTACGGAGAAGACATAAGGATTAAGAGAAAAACTATAAATTAA
- a CDS encoding DnaD domain protein, giving the protein MSRCNFSNDFDDMGSTPVSNFFINHYMLEAPGEYVKVYLLGLKYSYYNQSFSMEEMADKLFMSEDDIDKALKFWERSGVIRLRYSDNEYYIEYLPLVKKSDDVHTLSIDDTEVKQMFETVEKMIGRPLSPTEMNTYLSWVDEYGFSLEILTMLISYCVSKNKTSLKYMEKVAIAWHDAGLKTALDVEAYLKSESEKWIRYKKILRALGLKDDDVMEAHKAMMDRWMDDLGFDVDVIIKACDECVLKINEPSFPYINQILINWYNDGIRTVNDLDKIKKKPYTKKTAPNYKVPKNYFNGYSQRTYDVDELEKKLLAHSRGEFGE; this is encoded by the coding sequence ATGAGCAGATGTAACTTTTCTAATGATTTTGATGATATGGGAAGCACCCCCGTTAGCAATTTTTTTATAAATCATTATATGTTGGAAGCACCAGGTGAATACGTGAAAGTATACCTTTTAGGACTTAAATATTCATATTACAACCAAAGCTTCTCAATGGAAGAAATGGCAGATAAGCTTTTTATGTCAGAAGATGACATAGACAAAGCTTTGAAATTCTGGGAAAGATCTGGCGTAATCAGGCTTAGGTATTCTGACAACGAATATTACATAGAATATCTTCCACTTGTCAAAAAATCTGATGATGTACACACATTGTCGATTGACGACACTGAAGTCAAGCAGATGTTTGAAACGGTAGAAAAGATGATAGGCAGACCTCTTTCACCAACTGAGATGAACACTTACCTAAGCTGGGTGGATGAGTACGGATTCTCTCTGGAGATTTTGACGATGCTTATAAGTTACTGTGTGTCGAAAAACAAGACGTCTCTTAAGTACATGGAAAAGGTAGCAATTGCATGGCATGATGCAGGGCTTAAGACAGCGCTTGACGTAGAAGCATACTTAAAATCAGAAAGCGAAAAGTGGATAAGATACAAAAAAATCTTAAGAGCGCTGGGATTAAAAGATGACGATGTGATGGAAGCCCACAAAGCCATGATGGACAGGTGGATGGACGATTTAGGCTTTGACGTCGATGTCATCATAAAAGCATGTGACGAATGCGTTTTAAAGATAAACGAACCCAGTTTTCCGTACATCAATCAGATACTCATCAATTGGTACAACGATGGCATAAGAACTGTAAATGACTTAGACAAAATAAAGAAAAAACCATACACTAAAAAGACTGCTCCCAACTACAAAGTCCCTAAAAATTACTTCAATGGATACTCTCAGAGGACATACGATGTAGACGAGCTGGAAAAGAAACTTTTAGCCCATTCAAGAGGTGAATTTGGTGAATAA